The following is a genomic window from Asterias amurensis chromosome 8, ASM3211899v1.
CCTCACTCTAACCAGGCACCATAACCCCGGCACCCTCGCCCCAGAACCCTAACCCCGGCACCCTAGCCCCAGAACACTAATCCCGGCACCCGCGCCCCAAACCCAGCACCCTCACCCCAACCCAAGCACCCTAATCCCGGCACCCGCGCCCTAATCCCAgcaccctcaccctaacccaaGCACCCTATCCCCAGCACCCTCACCCCAACTCTGGAACCCTCAACCTAACCTAAGCACCCTCACCTCGGCACCCTAATCCTGGCACTCTCACCCTCACCTCGGCACCCTAGCCCCAGAACACTAATCCCGGCACCCGCGCCCTAATCCCAgcaccctcaccctaaccccgGGCCACCACCCTCGCGCTAACCCAAGCACCCTCGCTCAAATCCTGGCACCCTAACCCTGGCAGCCTAACCCTAGCCTCCTTACCCATGAGTAAGGATGAGAGTCTCTCACCCTTATCCTTGCACCCTCACGATACAagcattttaatcaaaatttaggccaaaatgtgaaATATTTACAAGTCtagcatttttgtcaaatttatcccaaaaagtaaaaaaatcacaaggagtaagttcagcatttttgtttaattaaggccaaagagtgaaaaaaccacaagtggtaagtccagcatttttccGGCATTAAGGCCAAAAagagaacaaatcacaaggggtaactCCAGCATTTAGgccaaaaagagaaaaaatcacATGGGGTAACTCCAGCATTTTTTCCGCATTTAGgccaaaaagagaaaaaatcgcaaggggtaagtacagcatttttgtttaattaatgcCAAAaggtgaaaaaatcacaaggattTTTGTCACATTtgagtcaaaaattgaaaaaaaataactacaaTGGGTAAAAGGCCAGCATTTCGGTCAAATGTCGGAAAAAAGGTTcagcattattttttgtttaatttgggccaaaaagtgaaaaaaacaaaaacaaagggtTGGTCCAGCATTTTTTCCCGCATTTAGGCCAAATTGAGAAAACGTCATAAGGGGTAAGTACAGCATTTTTGTTTCATCTAGgcataaaaaatcacaagcacaAGAGGGTTAGTCTGgatgttttgtcaaatttgagtcaaaaatgaaaaaatcgcaaggggtaagttcagcatttttggccaaaaaatgaaaaaatcacaaagggcaagttcagcatttttgtttaattaaggacaaaaagtgaaaaaatcacaaggggtaagttcagcagtTTAATCAAATTAGACCAAAtagagaaaaaatcacaaggaggtaagtccagcagttttgtcaaatttgtgtcaaaaatgaaaaaatcgcaaggggcaagttcagcattttttctaaaatcacaaggggcaagttcagtttttttgtttaattaaggccaaaaagtgaaaaaatcacaagtggtaagtccagcagttttgtcaaatttgtgtcaaaaaagaaaaaatcgcaaggggtaagttctgcatttttggccaaaaagtgaaaaatcacaaggggtaagtccagcatttttgtcaaatttgtgtcaaaaatgaaaaaatcgcaaggggcaAGTTCtgcatttttggccaaaaagtgaaaaatcacaaggggtaagttcagcatttttgtttagttaaggccaaaaagagaaaaaatcacaagggggtaagtccagcatttttccCGCATTTAGgccaaaaagagaaaaaatcacaaggggtaagttcagcattttttttaattaaggaaaaaaagtgaaaaaatcacaaggggtaagttcagcagtTTAATCAAATTAGACCAAAtagagaaaaaatcacaaggaggtaagtccagcagttttgtcaaatttgtgtcaaaaatgaaaaaatcgcaaggggcaagttcagcattttttctaaaatcacaaggggcaagttcagtttttttgtttaattaaggccaaaaagtgaaaaaatcacaagtggtaagtccagcagttttgtcaaatttgtgtcaaaaaagaaaaaatcgcaaggggcaAGTTCtgcatttttggccaaaaagtgaaaaataacaaggggtaagttcagcatttttgtttagttaaggccaaaaagagaaaaaatcacaagggggtaagtccagcatttttccCGCATTTAGgccaaaaagagaaaaaatcacaaggggtaagttcagcattttttttaattaaggccaaaaagagaaaaaatcacaaggggtaagttcagcattttttccaaatttaagccaaaaagagaaaataaacacaaggggtaagttcagcatttttttttagttaaggccaaaaagagaaaaaaatcacaaggggtaagttcagcattttttcCACATTTAAgccaaaaagagaaaaaatcacaaggggtaagtccagcagctttgtcaaatttgtgtcaaaaatgaaaaaattgcaagatgtaagttcagcatttttggccaaaaagtgaaaaaatcacaaggggggtaagtccagcattttttccGCATTTAGgccaaaaagagaaaaaatcacaaggggtaagtccagcatttttgtttaattaaggccaaaaagtaatttttgtcaaatttgtgccaaaaagtgaaataatcacaaggggtaagtccagcattttaatcaaattgaggccaaaaagtgaaaaaatcacaaggggtaagtcaagcatttATTGtcaaatttcagaaaaaaatatatatgaaaaaatcacaaggggtaagtccatcaTTTTTTTCCGCATTAggcaaaaaagagaaaaaatcacaaggggtaagtcaagcatttcTGCAATATTTAGGCCAAAAATCagcagttttgtcaaatttgtgtcaaaaataaaataatcgcaaggggtaagttcatAACTTTTTCCGCATTTAGGCCAAAAAGAGAACAAATCACACaggttttgtcaaatttgtgtcaaaaatgaaaaaatcgcaaggggtaagttctgcatttttggccaaaaagtgaaaaatcacaaggggtaagttcagcatttttgtttaattaaggccaaaatgtgaaaaaatcacaagggataagttcagcattttttcCACATTTAAgccaaaaagagaaaaaatcacaaggggcaagtcaagCAGTTATGtcaaatttgtgtcaaaatcgaaaaaattgcaaggggtaagttcagcatttttggccaaaaagtgaataaacacaagggggtaagtccagcatttttcagaatttaggccaaaaagtgaaaacaatcacaaggggcaagtccatcattttttgtcaaatttattgtCTGGTTTATTGCTCAGATACAAGAGTTGGAATACGCATTTTTTACCTTTATCAACACAAGAGGGCAGAAATGATTAAGCATCTTACCTGTGACACATTTAGCCCTGTGTGGCTTGgaactgaccccccccccccaccagggcccaatttcataaggctgCTGAGACAGAAATGATGAGTCAGAAAatagtacatgtgacatggaaGTTGTGCTGGTAAGCTTATTCTAGTATTAACCATAATTTTGTGGCGCTTGGCTGCTCTataaaactgggcccaggtTTCACATCATATGTCAATCAACAAGATAACGTGAATACTTGAGAACaagagataaaaacaaaaactacgcAAACATTCTTTAACCTAACCGATCTCAATGCCTTGATGTTTCCTAGTGCCAAGGGGGTCAGGTTGGtgcagtggtgtcttgcctcaccttccacctcaaggaccctggttcgaatcccactgggggcgctatatgtggattgggttttcagtgcatacctgattgtgtgggttttccctggaaaaaAGACATTAGTTCTTTCCGGAAAATTTTGTCACATTTCGAGATGCAAAGAGTTTAAACAACAAATGAATTAATAGAACTAAATTATTGAGGAAATTATGGACCACTATGAGTTCATTACTTTGTGCATATTTGTTTTAAGCTCTCCCAATAAAATACTTTCGTAAGAGGCAGCAGACAACTAGACTTAGAAGCAGAACAACTGTGGAAAATTCTTGTACTTTTGGCTGAAGGTGTCACGGTTTGTTGCAAAGCAGTTGGAGCCGGTGCTGTCGCATCCACACATGAAGGCCTTGCATTGTGCTTTCTTATCAGATGCTGGGTACTGGTCCTCTGTACCTATAAACCAACCATACAAAGCCAGGTGGTCAGTGAAGTTAAacaccattcataaataccccagacagtttcgcttttgGTGGAAAGGGTGTCACTTGGGgatgtttaaacagttgatagctggagctgtttataaccggttgtttacGGATAGCATTTGTGCGGGTAAGCCCATGGATGCGAGGATGCATAACTGCGCTTGCAAATGCTATCCAAGAACCGTCTCTTAAAAAAATGCATCACACGTAACAGAGCTCAAGAACGTCCGAAAACGCCCTAAAGTGTTTCCTACTTTATTAcaccttttaaccaaaatggcatttatgaatggaaataaaagagtagtgacccTTTCAAAAACGGCCGTTAAAAACCTTGCCAGGTCGTGGCCTTGGGTTagaggccctcgccttcggctcaggTCTTTATCGCATGGCctcgaccctgccggttttaaacagccgtttaagaactcatcACCACTCATTTATTCTCTTATTATGGGTTGAAGTGTCGATATGTAGCTCACCACTGGTTTGTCACCACTTCTTCTATAAGGGGAATTTTATACAAGGCtactatttgtttttacccttagaCTAATCTGTATTTAgcatcagtactttcccgagttctgtgaaaaagaatccacaggcaaatcactcgggtgggattcaaaccaaaaaCCTTTGCATTATTAGAGCAGATGTTTAACTACTAGGCCACCGAGTTTACCAGGAGGCAGGGTTCAACTTATGTAAAAGCAGCGGGTATTCCAACACTTAATAGTAGATACATACAAGACTGTTGTTTGTAAACTGTAGCTTTTTCCAAACCTCGTCAAAGGCTTCAGCCCCACTGACTGTGAAGCGCATGTAATATGAACACTACCTGAAAGCGGACGACAGAGCCCATAATGGAGCCCAACCCTAGGTTTGCataaccataaaaaatgtggcGTCAGTGGAAAGGGTGTATTGGttcttcaggcctggaatttcatctttgacagGGCAAGGCCAGTTTCATTTTCCAAAGGGCagttccattggaaaatcttaaagtcaatggaaaaccTTTAGaggggcaccagggccaagacctggggtggatttgaCAAGGAGATAAGACATAATTCTTATACAGTATAGAACAAGTTAATTGTCTAgctttaggactagccttaagtttttaatacctcctaggactagtcctaagttaggactagtgttaggaccagtcctaagttccttgtgaaatcgaccccaggggcaAAGGAGGCCATGACCCCGTGGCCTGCGTGTGATTTCAGGACTGGGTTCTAAAGGATGATGTACTCACTGCATGTGACTGAACAGGTACCATCTGCAGCCTTAGTCTCTTGATAGTCATAGGTGATCAAGTATCTATCCGACATACTGCACCCGTTGTTCATAGCCTCTCTGTAGCAAGCGTCGTGATAACCACAGCATCTGAATGAATTACAAATTAAACCATTATGTATATCAGGGATAAAAACAATAGCAAACTttataatgcgcacatatccatcgATAGAGTGCCCCAGGCACCTACAATAGTACAATACAAactcacaacaacaaaaaattatacatggaaaataattatcatattaCAATGAGTGCGAAaaggatgtgataggctgttgaaaaaaacttAAACTGTGTGAACGAAAGAGTGAAAGCTTTAGAGGGCAAAAGCTTACAAAAACTAGTGCGAAGCCTACTTACATGAATTTATCTTTGGCTTAAAAAGCCCTCCTCTGCAATCATGGAGAGCCGTtgaaaaacaattgtgagaaacggctccctctgaggtaacatagCTTTTGGAGTAAGAGgttatttttcactcaaataacaaaagacttcagttGAAGTCTCTTATTATAtgtctgaaaacacacaaatttgtgcaacaagggtgttttttctctcattattctctcagtatttcgatgacaaatttaatgccttgagaatactggtctttgacaatttccaaacatGTCCGCCTTTAATGCCAAGATATTTCGACACCTTTTTAAAACAACTAAATTGTAGCTTGAAACTTACTTGTCCGTTGCATCCTTTGGATTACCTTTCCCGCCGAATCCACAGTGACAACCATAACCCATATAATCAGACATTGCATCCGAGAAGCTGAGACCAACGGTGCACATTGTCATTTCATTGAATTGCGGTAAACTTGCTGCAagtcaaaatgaaaataagaggtattttattttgctaaaaaaattgtttggctGGTACCCTTGTTCTGGttggcataattttgttgtgcttagcagctgagcccagtttcatagagctgcttaacggttagcaactttttgcttaacagagcaaaaataattgcttaagCCTAAAAGCCTAAACCTATTTCACGAGCGGTTGCTAGTTTGAGTACGTAAACAAACTGCGCACCCAACATTTTAAAGgtactgacaaaatggcgggcgaaaTAAATGGAGTGGAGATAAAACAAACCATCACCTTCTCCATCTGTTATGTATTATTTGTATTGGTTCAAACCGCCCCTTGAAAAGTTTAGCGATAACTTGAGAGTAAACAAGaagaagatacatgtacaacatttcTGAAACATTTAAGACACTCGTTTACTTCGCTGCACCAactgcacacacacacaagtaaATTACACACTGCTGCGCCGCCACACAAACTACGTATTGCAATGATGTTTGCACTATGCGCTGTGCTTAACCagggtgcttaagcaaaaaaatagagGCTTTAAGAACCCTTTTTGCTTACTTAccgctttaaaggaacacgttgccttggatcggacgagttggtctataaaaaagcgtttgaaaccgtttgttatgaaatgtctatggttggaaagatgttttcaaagtagaatataatgatccacacaagtatcactcaaaattgcacgattttcattttacgtcgcaaatcaacacggtcggccatttatgggagtcaactttttgactcccataaatggccgaccgtgttagtcgacgaggttaaacgtaaaccatgcaattttgaggcatatttgtgtagatcattgtattctacttttacaacagttttctaaccatatcagttttataacaaacggttacaaacgcttttcaaagaccaactcgaccgatccaaggcaacgtgttcctttaagcaaaaaaccttgctCAAGCAATtactatgaaatgaaaaatttgctagACACGtccgttaagcacaaaatcgactgttaagcagctcaatgaggTTAGGCcctgtttgtgcttaagcagctctttgaaattgggtccaggacCATGACATCACCATGTCTCAGCATGCGACCCCTTCTACCCCCTACCCAAGACTAAAGCCTACCTGAGCCAGCTGCGACAAGTGTGAGGAGTAACAACAACTTCATGTTGAAGAAAGATGTCCCTGATTCAATTATACAGAGAATTACAAGGCGTACTGGTGTCAGACTGATGCCCTGAGAGAAGTGGTACTAAGTATGATGCGTGTCGTGTTATTTATACAACTGCTTATGACGTAGTTCAGCAAATCaattatgacaaaacaaaagataacaatttttgagcgacaaacaaaacaaaacaaaaaaaacagaaaaatatacAGTAAGTTTGAGTAAATATTTATCAGCGATTATACAGAGTGACCACTGGAATAAGTTTGATATATTATTTAGATAACGGTTGAAATGTTGATACCAATAAATGACTGTAATTGACAGAAATTATTTGGCCGAGGTCTTTAAAAGCTGAAAAGCTGCCACAGTACAAAATATCTTCCATTAAACAAagataattgattttttttcataaagacCTAAATATTAtctttaaataatataaaaagtaaaaatcaatCTTAAACATTAATAAAACTTGTCACCCCCCCaaccccctcaaaaaaaaaaaattgtcatcagTATTGCTCATTTTTTCCTCTTTGCTTAGATTGACACTTCATTCTAAAAACTGCAGAGTTAGAATTTATCCTGGGGGCATATTCTAGGGGCATGAACCTTTTCAGGGTCAGACTGACCTGTAAACTGGTTGAAGAATGGAATTTTGACTCAGATTCTGGGTCAGTTTTACATTATTTTGGGGTTATTTAGTCACAGATTGCAAGTAATTCTGACCCAGAAAGGGGTATAATTATAAGCCACATAGAGTCCGGATCAGGGTAAATGTTAACCAAGGATTTTTGTGCCTCTCCTTTGGCCAAAAGGTATCAACTGAATTACCACCATTTAGGGGGGAAGCAGGTTTAAAAGTTCCATACTCCCTCACTCTACCACAGGGGTCCGTCACGCTGATCTCCTATATCCACGGTTAGTAGCTAGGTTCCAGAGTTAgtcaaccttacttggtgaacCCAGTTGCTCGATCCAAGATGCCGTCGGGCTGCCTCTAGTTCTTGAGCAAACAGATGCCAGTGGGATTCTGCCTCTGCACTTTAGGGCCGTGTTTAGCGCTTTCTTTCCCACAGGGTGTTGTCGTCAAGGCGGGCAATGCGGTTATGAACTAGGAAGTTAATGGTGGCAATTTCTGCATCGTTGGTACAAGGCCTCTAGTCTAGTCAATCTGGAGGAGTGTCAATGTGTCAAAACCGTACAGAAGAACTGGCATGATGCAGGTACACTACAAAAAGGGAACTAAGCAGAACATTGAGTAACAAAAGCTACATGTGTCTCGTGTTTTTCTGGAAAACAGGCGCCCGtattacaacaaaaatattaattaatgaTGTCTTCCATCatgaaaactataaaaaaaattctcataataaaaaataaaaaataacaaaaaaaaacctgtattaGAATGTTTCTGTCTGTTGAAGCTCCTTAGTTTCCTTATCGGTACATGTGAGTGCTATAAAATACTTTAAATTATTACATACTttaaattattatatatataaagaGTTCAAAGAACGCGTGTATCTTTTCCGCAGAGCACATGTGTGGTGATAACAAACTATTTTCAGCAGGACTGACACTTATTCcaaacagagtttttgagattATTGCAGCTGTAAGAGTACCAGACAGCTGTCCGTCAGGACTATCAGCAAACAACTCACAGTAATTGTATAACACAGGCATTTTACAGCCAAAATTCAAAATGACCGCCAACAAAATGTTCATTAAACTTTACAAATAATATAGTAGTTTTGTTACACAAGATGTGTTGGCTTTGATATCAGTAAGTAAGCTTAAGAATGCAAtattgtcatacgaagttggtTCACAAAAACTGCTGTGatctggagtgcgttttggcggctgtaaccaatcattgtttctgacgtcataaccaaaacggtaactgAGTAACAACTCGGTTATCATTCAGgttgaacagcagaaccaacgaccaacaaccgaaacagtttttggttggggtggGCAAAACGCACTCCTGAATAAAACCCAAAcagaaaaaatattgtctgcgGACTGGAACGTGTGCCAACTTCACAGAGTATGACAGATCTTTATTTTTAACTGTACACCAATATCAAACCACTGGTTCTTATCCGACCACTCTTAATAGAGCCGATCATTCCTGAACTTTGGGAATAGTACCAATGCTG
Proteins encoded in this region:
- the LOC139940829 gene encoding phospholipase A2 AP-PLA2-I-like, with the protein product MKLLLLLTLVAAGSASLPQFNEMTMCTVGLSFSDAMSDYMGYGCHCGFGGKGNPKDATDKCCGYHDACYREAMNNGCSMSDRYLITYDYQETKAADGTCSVTCSTEDQYPASDKKAQCKAFMCGCDSTGSNCFATNRDTFSQKYKNFPQLFCF